In Candidatus Angelobacter sp., the sequence GCCGAAGACGGAGTTGAACCGGACCTTGAGCGACGCGATGCCGGTGCGTTCGATCTCATCCTGCTGGAGTTTCGCGATCCAATCCTTGCCGCCGCGTGAAGCGTTGCGCAGTTCGTCCAGTCCGGCGTCGAAGCCGTCGCGGATCAGGCCGCCTTCCTTCACCGCGAGCGGAGGCTCGTCCGCGATGGCACGCGCGATGAGTTCGACGAGGTCGGGCAATTCGCTGATGAGTGACGCCAGCTCCAGAAGCAGAACGAGTGCGCCGCCCGCTCCGGGTGGCTCTGTCCCCTCCCTCATCTCTTGCACTGCGCGGAATTCATCACGAGACAGGCCGGATGCCTGTCCCGCGCTGTGCAACGTGTCCTTCAGCGCCGGAATTTGTTCGAGGGCAAGGCGGAGGGCGAGCAGGTCGCGCCCGTTGCCGGTGCCGACACTGAGCCGGTTGATCGTCCGCTCCATGTCGCGCACGTCGGTCAGGTACCGGCGGAAACTTTCGAGTGCGGATGGATTGTCGATCCACGCCTGCACGGCCTCCTGCCGGCGTCGAATCGGCCCGACCGCCGCGAGCGGTTGGGAGAGCCAGTCGCGCAGGCGGCGCGCGCCCATTGGTGTCACCGTGCGGTTGACGGCAGCGTAAAGCGAACCCGGATTTGTCGCGTCGCGGTGGAGCGGCTCGAGGATTTCGAGATTCCGCAGCGTGACGGCGTCGAGCGCGAGGTAATCGGTGCATTGGTAGAACGAGAGCCGCGTCAGATGCGCCACGTCGCGCCGGAGGTGGTGCGCCAGGTAATGCAAGACGGCGCCCGCCGCGCCGGTGCCCGCCGCGCGGCTTTTGAATCCAAAACCGTCGAGCGAGGCAACCTTGAAATGATCGCGCAAGGTGAACTGCGCGGTTTCGGGTGCGAAAACCCAGTCTTCATAGACGTTTACAAGGGGGAAGGCGGCCTGCAACAGCGCGCGAAGCGAGGCCGCGTCGCCCGGGAGGATGACTTCCGCCGGGCGCAATCGCTCCAATTCGGCGAGCAGGGCAGATTCGGTTTCGACTTCCGTCGCCTTGAAGTCGCTGGTGGTGAAGTCCGTAAACGCGAGGCCGAAGGCGCCGCCAACCCGGCAGATCGCGGTGAGGTAGTTGTTCCGTCCGGCGGTCAATATTCGCTCGTCGAAGTGCGTGCCCGGGCTGAGGATCTGCGTCACCTCGCGTTTCACAAGCTGGCCAGGACGCGCGTCCTCCGTCTGATCGCAGATGGCGACCTTGCGTCCGGCTTTCAGGAGTTTCGCGATGTAACCGCCGGCTGCGTGAAACGGAATGCCGCACATGGGAATGACGCCGCGCCGGGTGAGCGCGACGTTGAGCAGTTGCGCGCCGGTCTGCGCGTCTTCGAAAAAAAGCTCATAGAAATCGCCGAGGCGGAAGAGCAGCAGCGCGTCCTTGGGAAGTTCACTCTGGATGCGCCGGTACTGCGCCATCATCGGCGTGAGTTGGGCGTCGCTGCTCATGGTGTCGCACACGCTAGCGGAAAAATTTTTCCGGTCGAAGGAAATTTTTTACGCGTCCAGGAAATTGTGAAATTAAAACTGGTCAGAAATTTTTTTTTCCTCTACAAATTGACGGCAGACCAGACGCGAACGCTCTTTCAAAAAATTTTGGCGACAGTTTTGGAACCCAAAAACAGAACGGAGGTGAGAATCTGTGGCCGCTAAAAAGAAAAAGAAAGCTGGCAAAAAAAAGAAGTAGTCGTTTCTTAAAACTCAAACGCAGGACGACAGGTTCCGGCAGCAGAAGTTGCCGGCCTGTCGTCCGGGCTGTTCGCGGGCCGCCCCGCTCCTAGTCGCGCATGGCCAGATTGATTTTTGACATCGAGACCTCCGCGCTCCCGCGCGAGAGTTTCGATGAGACGCAGCAAGAGTATCTTTTCCGCGAGGCAGAAAAACTTCCCGACGCCGCGGCCCGCGAAGCCCGGCGTGCCGAAATCCTCCTGCAATTCAACCTGTGGCCGCTTACCGCGCAGGTGGTGTGCATCGCCATGCTGAATGCGGAGACTGCGCGCGGACAGGTTTTGTTTCAGGCCGGGGACTTTCAAGAGGGCGCGGACGAAGCCGCGGCGGTCAGATATGTTCCCTGCGCCGACGAGGCGGAGTTGCTCGGGTCCTTTTGGGAGATTGGGAAGAAATACGGGCACGTCGTCACCTTCAACGGCCGCGGCTTCGACGTGCCGTTCATTTATCTGCGCTCGGCGATTCTGAATGTGCCGATCACGCGCAAGGACTGGCTCGGCTACCGTTTTCAAACCGACCCGCACTGCGACCTTGCGGAACAGCTCACTTTCTACGGTGTCAGCGGACGGGAAGGCGCGGCCCGGCGCTTCAATCTTGATTTTTATTGCAAGGCGTTCGGCATCGAGTCGCCTAAGAGCCACGGCGTCACGGGGATGGACGTCAACCGGCTGCTGGCCGAAGGCCGCTTCCGCGACATCGCAGAGTATTGTTTGCGCGACGTGCAGGCTACGCTGGAGCTCTACAATATTTGGAAGGAACGGCTGGCCGGCATCAAGTAATGTGCATTATCAGAGAGCGCCTGTCCGATGAAACCCGCCGCGTTGTCCAAACGTTACACCGTGGCAATCGTCGTCCTGCTCGCCCTCACTACGGCGGGATGGTTTGTCTGGCACACACGGGAACCGCACTACGAAGGCCGGGCGGTCAGCTACTGGGTCGAGCAGCTGCTTCACGATAATTCCAAGGCGCGGGAGGCTTTGCGCAACATCGGCCCGGCCGCCGTGCCGGCCCTCGCTCGCGTGGTGAACAGAAGGAGAAGTCCGTTCTGGGCGCACCTTGAAAAGTGGCGTCCGAAGTTGCCGGCGTTTATCGCACGCAAAATACCCAATCGGGCGCTCGACCAATTGCTCCAGGAACGCGCGATCGATGTCCTCTTTGGCTTCGGGCCGGCCGCGGCGCCCGCGGTCCCGGCGCTGGTCGGAGTGGACGCCAGTTTGAACGATTTTATCGGTTTCGGTTCCGCCGGACTTGCGCATGCGACCCTGCTGCAAATTGGCCCGGCCGGATTGCCTTACTTCATCGAGCTGTTGAAAAGCGTCGACCCGAACATCCGCGCGAAAGCCGCGTCATACATCGGACATCTTGGTTCGCAAGCAGGCCCGGCTGCTCCCGCACTGGCCAGGGCGCTGACGGACTCGAACCCGTCGGTGCGCAACTCCGCAGTCACCGCTCTCGGCCAGATTGGTGCGCTGGCTGGCGCCGCGCTTCCCGGGCTCAAAGCCGCGTTGGGCATGTATGATGATTCCTTCCGTCTGGCGGTGATTGACGCGCTTTGGAAGACTGGCCGCGAATCCACGACCACGGTGCCGATCCTGATCAGAATTCTGAGCGATCAAAGAAATCCAAACCGCGCCGGCGCTGCGACGCTGCTCGGCGAGTTTGGCCCCGCTGCCAGGGCTGCGCTACCTGCCCTGACGAACGTGCTCGCTGAAGAGTTCAGCTACACGCGGGTCAAAGCGGAGGAGGCGCTGCGGAAGATTGACGCACAGCCGGCAACGGGAGCAGCGCCTTGAACCGCGACCGGGACGCGGTTGCTTTTTCAAGGTGATTCGCTATTCTTTGCGCTGCCTGCCCGCGCAAATCGCGGCTCATGAAGGCCGAACACCATACCGACAGGAAACCGGCGTTCACCGGACAGGGATTCACACGTATCGAACTGATGGTGGTGATCGTCACGGTCGGAATTCTCTCCTGCCTGGTTTTGCCTGTGCTGGCGAAATCAAACACCGGCTCGCATGGAGCCGTTTGTTTGAACAATCACCGGCAGCTGGCGAAAAGCTGCATTCTTTACTCCCAGGATTTTAGCGATCGTCTGCCAAATAATTATACCATTCCCGACACGGAGCTCGCCATCACTTCGAAAAAGTTCGACAACTGGGCCAATAACATCATGACGTGGGGTGCAACCGGAAGTGTGGACGATATCAGCAATACGAACGTGGATTGGGCGCAGAACGGGCTGCTTTCACCTTATCTCCACACCAACATCAGCGCTTTCAAATGTCCCTGGGATATTTATCTCAGCCCGGCTCAACGAGCCAGGGGTTGGAACGCGCGTTTGCGAAGTGCCTCGATGAATGGTTTGTTCGGACGCTCAGATAACTTGGCGAATACTGCGACAGGCAGGGCGTGGTTTAACCCAAGCTACCGGCAATTTCTAAAAACGACAGATGTTCCCAGCCCGGCCATGACGTGGCTGACAATCGACGAACAGGCAGACAGCATCAACGAAGGCTTCTTCATCAACGCGATCGACGCAACCCAGTGGGGAGACATCCCTGCCTCCTACCATGATGGTGCGTGCGCCTTTTCCTTTACGGATGGGAACGTTGAAATACATAAGTGGCTGAGCGCAACGTCGCGATATCCTGTCAAATTCCTTTTTTCAACGAGGCCATTCGACGCTCAGGGCAGGAGGGATTTTCAGTGATACAAAGATCGTTTGCAGCTTGTACTCTTCAGATAAAATGCTTCATGTTGAGAAATCACGCCGCGAATTTTATTTCCCTGCAGCCCACTTCAGCGCATTGCGCAGAATCGTCTTGTAAGCGTCCAGATCGTGAGCGCCACCGTCATGCCCAAGCGCGATGCACACAATGCGCGCCCTGGGATGCTTCACAATCCAGACGGAAGGGTAGGTCCTGCCCGTGACAAGGTTTTTTGCAGTGGCGAGCACTTCAATCGGCGTGCCGGCCTTGTCGGGCTCGAAATGATAAAGCTCGTCGCTGATTTTGAATGAGTCGGGCACGGAGTTCATGATCGGATGTTGCGGCTTGTCCACATGAACTTCGAATTCGCCATATTTGTCGTGGCTGCGCGCGCCGCCGCCCACCAGCGCGCGATTGTATTCCGGCCAGTCAGGCCAGTTGTACCAGAGCGCGGGATGCACCAGCAGCAGACCCTTGCCGGTGTTGGCAAAATCAAAGATGGCCCTGCGCAACGCGGCGTTTGTCATGGGCTGGTTGTTGCTGAGGTACAGCACGTCCAGTCCACCGAGCGCGCCGAGAATGTCGTCCGGCTTGTCAGTGTAACGAACCGGGGCTCCGGTGCTGCCGAGCGTGGCGGAATCCGCGGTGTCAAACCATTTCTTGAAATCATGTGAACTGCCGCCACCGACAATCAAAACGCTGGCTCCCGCAAGCCGGGGTCCGCCGGCGGGAACTGTGTGCTCCCGCGCGCCGGAAGTTCCCTGTGAACTCCCCTCCGCTGCCGCAGTCTCCGCAGTGACCGCCACAAACGTCGGCGCAACCGCATTGTCGAAACTCTCCAGGGCGAGGCTTTCAATCACCCCCGGGCGCGCCAGAGATTTCGTGAACCAGCGGACCTGGCCGTGGGCGAGCAAACCCGGCGCAGCCTTTGATCCCGGCACGTCCGTGTCGCCGTTGTAATCGGCGATTTCCACACCATTCTTCAAAACGAATTCCTCGCTCCGCTCATCGGCGAAGCGAACCGTGATCTTCGCCACCGGCAGATTCTTGCCGGGGTCGCCGCCAAACGGCCAGGCCCAGCCACCCACGCCGCCGAGAAAATCCAGCCGGCTTGCAGCGATGCCGATATTCTTCACCTCCACCTTTTGGGGCATCGTCTTCGCCACGCCGTTGCCGCCCTTGAGCACGATCAGGTTGTTGCCGGTGGCCGAGCGCGCCGGCGCGACGACGTCGAACGGCACGTCATCCACCTTGACGAGGCCGAATTTCCTGAACTTGAGTGTTTCGTCCAGTGACTCGGTGCGCG encodes:
- a CDS encoding ribonuclease H-like domain-containing protein; translation: MARLIFDIETSALPRESFDETQQEYLFREAEKLPDAAAREARRAEILLQFNLWPLTAQVVCIAMLNAETARGQVLFQAGDFQEGADEAAAVRYVPCADEAELLGSFWEIGKKYGHVVTFNGRGFDVPFIYLRSAILNVPITRKDWLGYRFQTDPHCDLAEQLTFYGVSGREGAARRFNLDFYCKAFGIESPKSHGVTGMDVNRLLAEGRFRDIAEYCLRDVQATLELYNIWKERLAGIK
- a CDS encoding HEAT repeat domain-containing protein; the protein is MKPAALSKRYTVAIVVLLALTTAGWFVWHTREPHYEGRAVSYWVEQLLHDNSKAREALRNIGPAAVPALARVVNRRRSPFWAHLEKWRPKLPAFIARKIPNRALDQLLQERAIDVLFGFGPAAAPAVPALVGVDASLNDFIGFGSAGLAHATLLQIGPAGLPYFIELLKSVDPNIRAKAASYIGHLGSQAGPAAPALARALTDSNPSVRNSAVTALGQIGALAGAALPGLKAALGMYDDSFRLAVIDALWKTGRESTTTVPILIRILSDQRNPNRAGAATLLGEFGPAARAALPALTNVLAEEFSYTRVKAEEALRKIDAQPATGAAP
- a CDS encoding DNA mismatch repair protein MutS gives rise to the protein MSSDAQLTPMMAQYRRIQSELPKDALLLFRLGDFYELFFEDAQTGAQLLNVALTRRGVIPMCGIPFHAAGGYIAKLLKAGRKVAICDQTEDARPGQLVKREVTQILSPGTHFDERILTAGRNNYLTAICRVGGAFGLAFTDFTTSDFKATEVETESALLAELERLRPAEVILPGDAASLRALLQAAFPLVNVYEDWVFAPETAQFTLRDHFKVASLDGFGFKSRAAGTGAAGAVLHYLAHHLRRDVAHLTRLSFYQCTDYLALDAVTLRNLEILEPLHRDATNPGSLYAAVNRTVTPMGARRLRDWLSQPLAAVGPIRRRQEAVQAWIDNPSALESFRRYLTDVRDMERTINRLSVGTGNGRDLLALRLALEQIPALKDTLHSAGQASGLSRDEFRAVQEMREGTEPPGAGGALVLLLELASLISELPDLVELIARAIADEPPLAVKEGGLIRDGFDAGLDELRNASRGGKDWIAKLQQDEIERTGIASLKVRFNSVFG